GGGTTTTCCCATGGTGAAAAATAGCCTCCTATAGGACTCCCTTTGTCCCATCCTCCAACATTTATATCAAAACCGTGATCCTCTGGATAGGAACCCTCTTGGCCTAAATGCCATTTTCCTGCAAAGAAAGTTTTATACCCATTCTTTTTAAATGCTTCAGCAAGGGTAATTTCTTTTTTAGGTAAATTGTGTACATAATCTGCGGGCAGCAACTTATCATGCCTTCCCAATTCACCCCAAGCTTTACCTGACTTCGCCCCTATCCAATCAGTTATTCCGTGTCGAGCGGTGAATTTCCCAGTCATAATACTTGCTCTGGAAGGACTACATACCCTACTTGCGGCATAACCTTGTGTAAATATCATACCTTCCTTTGCCAGTTTGTCAATGTTTGGGGTCTCATAAAAAGTACTCCCAGTAATACCTAAGTCTACCAGACCTAAATCATCTACTAGTATAAAAAGTACATTCGGTTTTTTTGAAATAGGTAGTGATTGTTGCGTACATCCGTTTAGAAGAATTAGTAATAAGATAAATAGGGATGCCTGATATCTAAGAAACATCGTAGAGAGTTTTCCCAAATATAGTAAAAAGCCAATCTTGTTTTTTACTGGATTGAACGCATAAAAAACCCCCCTTCACGTAATGTGAAGGGGGGTTCGAAAAAGGCGGCTACCTACTCTCCCACTTGGTATAGCAGTACCATCGGCGCAAACGGTCTTAACTTCCCTGTTCGGAATGGTAAGGGGTGGGCCCCGTCGCCATGGCCACCTAAGTTTTGAATGTTTTAATTTTCGTCCGCCCATGGCGCACGAAAATGACATAATAAAGGAACAGGTACCCAAAAAGAAAGTAACGTAGGATCGTTATCGTAAAGAAACGTACATCGTACAAGTAATGAAAAAAGGAGTCGCGCCCCCGTCCAAGGACGGGGGGCGCATGTGCGCAAGCCTGACGGGCAATTAGTACCACTCGGCTACGGACGTTACCGCCCTTCCACCTATGGCCTATCGACGTGGTCATCTCCCACGGCCCTTTAAAGAAATCTCATCTCGTGGCCGGTTTCGCGCTTATATGCTTTCAGCGCTTATCCGATCCCGACATAGCTACCCAGCGATGCCCCTGGCGGGACAACTGGTGCACCAGCGGTCGGTCCGACCCGGTCCTCTCGTACTAGGGTCAGCTCCACTCAGATTTCTAACGCCCGCAGTAGATAGAGACCGAACTGTCTCACGACGTTCTGAACCCAGCTCGCGTGCCACTTTAATGGGCGAACAGCCCAACCCTTGGGACCTTCTCCAGCCCCAGGATGTGACGAGCCGACATCGAGGTGCCAAACCCCCCCGTCGATATGAGCTCTTGGGGGAGATCAGCCTGTTATCCCCGGCGTACCTTTTATCCTTTGAGCGATGGCCCTTCCATGCGGAACCACCGGATCACTATGCTCTTGTTTCCAACCTGGTCGACCTGTATGTCTCTCAGTCAAGCGCCCTTGTGCCATTGCACTCTACACACGATTGCCAACCGTATTGAGGGCACCTTTAGAAGCCTCCGTTACTCTTTTGGAGGCGACCACCCCAGTCAAACTACCCACCACGCACTGTTCCCTTCTAAAAGGGTTAGGCCCCGATCAAACAAAGGCTGGTATTTCAACAATGGATCCACGATGCCTGGCGACACCGCTTCAAATCCTCCCAGCTATCCTACACATTGTTTGACCAAGGTCAATACGAAGCTATAGTAAAGGTGCACGGGGTCTTTTCGTCCCACTGCGGGTAACCGGCATCTTCACCGATACTACAATTTCACCGAGCTCATGGCCGAGACAGTGTCCAGATCGTTGCACCATTCGTGCAGGTCGGAACTTACCCGACAAGGAATTTCGCTACCTTAGGACCGTTATAGTTACGGCCGCCGTTTACTGGGGCTTCAGTTCAACGCTTCTCCCCGAAGGAATGACGTCTCCCCTTAACCTTCCAGCACCGGGCAGGTGTCAGGCCCTATACTTCATCTCTCGATTTAGCAGAGCCCTGTGTTTTTGATAAACAGTCGCCTGGACCTCTTCACTGCGGCCCCCCATAAGGGGGCGACCCTTCTCCCGAAGTTACGGGTCTATTTTGCCTAGTTCCTTAGCCATGAATCTCTCGAGCGCCTTAGAATACTCATCCCGACCACCTGTGTCGGTTTACGGTACGGGCCGCCTCGCTTGCTTTTCTTGGAAGTCGATACGCTGGATTATCACCTTGGCCGTGGCCTCGGTGTACTATCGGGGTATTACTACTCCCTTCAACGTGCAATTCCGTCTGCACGCACCAACTTCTCGCCTCCGTCGCTTTTAGCGCGGGCGGGTACGGGAATATTAACCCGTTGTCCATCCACTACCCCTTTCGGGTTCGCGTTAGGTCCCGACTGACCCCCAGCTGATTAGCATAGCTGGGGAAACCTTGGTCTTTCGGCGTGCGGGTTTCTCGCCCGCATTATCGTTACTTATGCCTACATTTTCGTTTGTAGCTCCTCCAGCATCCCTCGCAGGTACACCTTCAACGGCACTACAATGCTCCCCTACCCCTCATATGAATATGAAGTCACGGCTTCGGTGATGTACTTATGCCCGATTATTATCCATGCGGAACCGCTCGACCAGTGAGCTGTTACGCACTCTTTAAATGAATGGCTGCTTCCAAGCCAACATCCTGGCTGTCAATGCAGTTCCACCGCGTTATATCAACTTAGTACATACTTTGGGACCTTAGCCGGTGATCTGGGTTCTTTCCCTCTCGGACATGGACCTTAGCACCCATGCCCTCACTGCGCAGAAACGTTTCATAGCATTCGGAGTTTGTCAGGAATTGGTAGGCGGTGAAGCCCCCGCATCCAATCAGTAGCTCTACCTCTATGAAACTATCTACACGCTGCACCTAAATGCATTTCGGGGAGTACGAGCTATTTCCGAGCTTGATTGGCCTTTCACCCCTACCCACAGGTCATCCCAAGACTTTTCAACGTCAACGGGTTCGGTCCTCCACTGTGTGTTACCACAGCTTCAACCTGCCCATGGGTAGATCGCACGGTTTCGCGTCTACTACTACTGACTACGGTCGCCCTGTTAAGACTCGCTTTCGCTACGGCTCCGGACCTGAAGTCCTTAACCTTGCCAGTAAAAGTAACTCGTAGGCTCATTATGCAAAAGGCACGCCGTCACCCCGAAGGGCTCCGACCGCTTGTAAGCGTATGGTTTCAGGATCTATTTCACTCCGTTATTCACGGTTCTTTTCACCTTTCCCTCACGGTACTGGTTCACTATCGGTCTCTCAGGAGTATTTAGTCTTGGCGGATGGTCCCGCCGGATTCATACAGGGTTTCACGTGCCCCGCACTACTCAGGATACCACTATCTTACGGGTCTTTACCTATACCGGGCTATCACCGTCTATGGCCAAGCTTTCCAACTTGTTCTAGTTCATCACCGCTCGAACGTCGTGGTCCTACAACCCCGCTGTCGCCGAAACGACAACGGTTTGGACTAATCCGATTTCGCTCGCCGCTACTATCGGAATCACTTTTGTTTTCTCCTCCTCCGGGTACTTAGATGTTTCAGTTCCCCGGGTTTGCCTCCCTTGCGGGATACCATGTCTTCAACATGGTGGGTTGCCCCATTCGGATACCTGCGGATCATATCGTGTGTGCCGATCCCCGCAGCTTTTCGCAGCTTATCACGTCCTTCTTCGCCTCTGAGAGCCTAGGCATTCCCCATACGCCCTTTTCCAGCTTGTCGCCAAACCTTCTTATTGCTTACTTATTATTATGTTCGTACTCTTTACTTTCATCGTACGCACAAGTGCGTACGACTAAGATTCGTGTTTCTTTCTTTTTAGGTATATACGACACTGATGTCGTATATCCTGTTCCAATATGTCAATGAACGTGTGGCGGGGTCGCCACGTACAGATTTAACCGTCGTGTCGACCTTGATACACTAGGGAATAATATAAATTATCCCTAGGCATCGCCTAGTGGAGAATATCGGAGTCGAACCGATGACCTCCTGCGTGCAAGGCAGGCGCTCTAGCCAGCTGAGCTAATCCCCCGTAATTCAGTTGTCGGTTATCAGTTAACAGTTATCGGTTAATTGATGACTATGCGCCAACTGGGGTTACCCAACTTCAAGAATTTCCTTCAATATTTCAATCTCAATGAACGTTCCCCTTCCAAAAAAAGGGGGCCTGTAGTCCCAGGCAGACTCGAACTGCCGACCTCTACATTATCAGTGTAGCGCTCTAACCAGCTGAGCTATGGGACTGTCCCTACCACTCTTGGCAATGTACCAAAAGGGCAATTACTTGTATATTATGATTGTGGAGGCTACGTAGAGGGAACGATATCATGAAAAAAATAGACCGAAAGACCGGGACCGGAAACTTGTTTCCGAAAACCGTCGGGGACCGTCCTTAAAAGGACAATCTCTAGAAAGGAGGTGTTCCAGCCGCACCTTCCGGTACGGCTACCTTGTTACGACTTAGCCCTAGTTACCGATCTTGCCCTAGGCCGCTCCTTACGGTGACGGACTTCAGGCACTCCCGGCTTCCATGGCTTGACGGGCGGTGTGTACAAGGCCCGGGAACGTATTCACCGGATCATGGCTGATATCCGATTACTAGCGATTCCAGCTTCACGGGGTCGAGTTGCAGACCCCGATCCGAACTGTGACCGGTTTTGTAGATTCGCTCCGCCTTGCGACGTGGCTGCTCTCTGTACCGGCCATTGTAGCACGTGTGTGGCCCAGGACGTAAGGGCCGTGATGATTTGACGTCATCCCCACCTTCCTCACGGTTTGCACCGGCAGTCCCGTTAGAGTCCCCATCATGACATGCTGGCAACTAACGGTAGGGGTTGCGCTCGTTATAGGACTTAACCTGACACCTCACGGCACGAGCTGACGACAACCATGCAGCACCTTGCAAATTGCCCGAAGGAAAAGGTATCTCTACCCCTGTCAAAATGCATTTAAGCCCTGGTAAGGTTCCTCGCGTATCATCGAATTAAACCACATGCTCCACCGCTTGTGCGGGCCCCCGTCAATTCCTTTGAGTTTCATTCTTGCGAACGTACTCCCCAGGTGGGATACTTATCACTTTCGCTTGGCCGCCCAGGTCTCAAGGACCCGGACAGCTAGTATCCATCGTTTACGGCGTGGACTACCAGGGTATCTAATCCTGTTCGCTCCCCACGCTTTCGTCCATCAGCGTCAGTACATGGTTAGTCAGCTGCCTTCGCAATCGGTGTTCTATGTAATATCTATGCATTTCACCGCTACACTACATATTCCGCCAACTTCACCATGACTCAAGACGATCAGTATCAAAGGCAATTCTACAGTTGAGCTGCAGACTTTCACCACTGACTTAATCGCCCGCCTACGGACCCTTTAAACCCAATAATTCCGGATAACGCTCGGACCCTCCGTATTACCGCGGCTGCTGGCACGGAGTTAGCCGGTCCTTATTCTTACGGTACCGTCAACAGGCCACACGTGGCCCTTTTTCTTCCCGTATAAAAGCAGTTTACTACCCATAGGGCATTCTTCCTGCACGCGGCATGGCTGGATCAGAGTCTCCTCCATTGTCCAATATTCCTCACTGCTGCCTCCCGTAGGAGTCTGGTCCGTGTCTCAGTACCAGTGTGGGGGATCCCCCTCTCAGGGCCCCTACCCATCGTAGCCATGGTAAGCCGTTACCTTACCATCGAGCTAATGGGACGCATGGCCATCTTCTACCGGCCGAAGCCTTTAACCGGTAAACAATGCTGTTAGCCGGTACCACGGGGCATTAATCCAAGTTTCCCTGGGCTATTCCCCTGTAGAAGGTAGGTTCCATACGCGGTGCGCACCCGTGCGCCGGTCGCCGGCAAAGTGCAAGCACTTCCCGCTGCCCCTCGACTTGCATGTGTTAGGCCTGCCGCTAGCGTTCATCCTGAGCCAGGATCAAACTCTTCATCGTTGTTTCATTTGTATTCGTCCCAACGTCTCCGAAATTTCCGTCCCCGGCCCCGATCTGATCGATCTAATTCTTGATATCTTAAATTGTATATTCTCTACCGCCACCATCGAATAGGACCCGAAGACCCCTTCCGACGATGGCTTTGTTCTCCACAATATGTCAATGAACTCCATAAACCCGGGAAAAACTCCCCGGACATCGCCCCAAGTATCTCCCAAAGCGGGTGCAAATATACGCACCCTTTTTGATTTCACAATACTTATTTCAAAAAAAATAAGATTTATTTAAATAAAAGCATTAACTAATTGATTTATAGTTTTTTAAGTAAAATAAAAAAATTAAAAAAGGTAATTAAAGCCATAATCCATTGTTAACCAATGAGCTATTAGGAGACACTAAAACGAGCAGGATCTCCAATTGCTTGAAAACAACAATAATATCTTATCAAAAAAATCTATGAAAAGAAATTCCAGACCAACCCAAATCGGATAACAAAATCACGGTAAGGATAGTTAGGAGCTGCATAAAAGTCATAACCGCTAAAAGAAGAGTTGAAATGTTCGGCCTTTAAATAAATCCTAGTCTGTTGAATCTTGGCGTTAATGAAAAAATCCAAAAGTGGATAACCTCCAAGCTCTTCGGAATTTTGAATATAAAACTCACCTAACAAAGGATTATAGGCATCCATAGTATAACTGGAAAAATACTTAAAAGTAATTCCCGTTTGAATGAACATCGCTTTCTTGAAAACATCGGAAGAAAAATAGAGTGTATTCCTTGTGACCAATTGAGGGACATTGAGCACGTTCTCATCTTGAGAAACCGTCTGATACATTACGGTATTGTTCAATGCAAATTTTCGCCACCTGAACTCTTTAGCATACTTCAACTTAATATGCGATACACTGGAGGTTTCCTGAAACGGTTTAATGTTGGCGTTCTCCATCCCCTCCTCAACCATAATTGAAGAATCGTTGGCGAAATACGCATAGTTATCCAACGCGGTATATTTGGCTAGAAGACTACCCCACAAATCTGAATCAAAAGAAAACTGAAAACTATTAACCCTTTCTTTCTCAAAAACTGCGGTATTCTGCCAATTATAATTAAGGTACTCGCTTTGGTAGAGTAAAAAATTAAAATTGGGCATTCTGGAAGAAGAATGTATTCCAAACTTCAATTCATGTTTATCATTTAAAGTATATGCTGCTGAAGCATCCAAAATATTTCCTGTAAGGTCCCCTGATAAATTATACTTTAAGGAGCCCTTCACTTCAAAGGCACCAATTTTCTTATCATAATCACCACCTAAAGCGACCTCAGCTCCATTCAATCTATTTGAAATAACTTCACCTGCCTCTGTAATAAACAAGCTATTAAAAAAATAGTCATAATTATATAGATTGATACTCCCTTTAATCCTACCCAAGGTCTTGTTGTAAAATTCCGCGTTTAATTGATTGTAAAAGGTTTTAAGATTGGCTTTATCGTTTATGGGAGAAAGAATAGCCTCTCCGAAGTAGTCGTTACCTGCATTTTGTAAAAACTGATAGTATTTGGTCTCGTAATTGAACACATGCCCAATGGATAATGAGGTTCTCTCCACGAAAGTAGAATCCGTCCGTTTTCTTATCAATTTGTATTGATGGTCCAAATAATATCGTTTTCCCAAGATTTTATTGTCAGCATCATTCAAAAGCACATCTACCCTAGGTCTATTTATGAAATCCGGGTCCCCAGATTCAAATTGAAGCTCCTTCTGGGCCAAACCCCCGTTTTCTTCTGAAAGAATGTTCTGTGCCGCTATATGAGCTCTAAGAGAATACCTTCCATTCTTGGTAAGGTAATTAGTTGTTGTTCTAAAATTACCGGATTGTATTTGATCAAATTGATATTTGCCTAAGGATCTATGTCCTTTATAAGCAATAGAAAAATTTAGTCTTCGAGATGTATTAAACGTCAACAGGGCATCCAACAACTGCCCCTGTTCCAATGTGGTCTTGAAAAATAAATCTGTCATTGGAGTTGGTACATTATAATAGTCAATATCCTCAATCTCCAAATAATTATAATGCTTTGCCCTTGCCCCTAATACTGGATACATAGTGGACCTTTCAAAATCTACACCCAACTTATTATACGTCTGTCCAATATTGGAAAAAGACATCAATTCAAAGTCATCCCTTCTTAAATAATTGTACTTATATTCTTTTTGTATGGTGAGGGTGGTATCCAAGAATGTAGTATCTCGGGCAAATGAGATGATTTTATAATTTTCTATAGTTAATTCTTGAAGTGAATCCTGCTTAATATTCGAACTCGATTTTTGCAGAGTGGAAGGATTTAGATTTGCCTTATTATCCCTAAAAATACCTTGCGATTCCCGGACGAGCCTAAGGGAGTCTTTCGCCCTTTGTCTAGCACTTCCTTCTTGCGCTAAAGCATTTATACCTATAAGAACAAAGAGAAGGGGAAAAAGATATCTCATTCAGTGAATTTCTGTGGCAAAGTTAATTTTTTTGTTCCTAACCAAATGTGAAAGTTTAGGTAATAAAAAATCCCCAACATTACGAAGGGGATTCTGTTATTAAGAAAACTAAAGGTTATTCAAAAGGTACTACTTGATCAGAACTTTTATTAGCTACAAGAACAGCATTTAAATCTATCGCAGTACTTGCAACATTTGTGCCTGGATCATAACTAATAGCATCTAAATCATCCACCACCGCTGCAATGAAGGAAGGTATGACAGCTACTGTGCCCAAATCACCCTCGTTAATGTTTTCATTCAACAAGATTTCATTTTCATCTATGACCAATTTCACGCCCAT
This sequence is a window from Maribacter aestuarii. Protein-coding genes within it:
- a CDS encoding putative porin; translated protein: MRYLFPLLFVLIGINALAQEGSARQRAKDSLRLVRESQGIFRDNKANLNPSTLQKSSSNIKQDSLQELTIENYKIISFARDTTFLDTTLTIQKEYKYNYLRRDDFELMSFSNIGQTYNKLGVDFERSTMYPVLGARAKHYNYLEIEDIDYYNVPTPMTDLFFKTTLEQGQLLDALLTFNTSRRLNFSIAYKGHRSLGKYQFDQIQSGNFRTTTNYLTKNGRYSLRAHIAAQNILSEENGGLAQKELQFESGDPDFINRPRVDVLLNDADNKILGKRYYLDHQYKLIRKRTDSTFVERTSLSIGHVFNYETKYYQFLQNAGNDYFGEAILSPINDKANLKTFYNQLNAEFYNKTLGRIKGSINLYNYDYFFNSLFITEAGEVISNRLNGAEVALGGDYDKKIGAFEVKGSLKYNLSGDLTGNILDASAAYTLNDKHELKFGIHSSSRMPNFNFLLYQSEYLNYNWQNTAVFEKERVNSFQFSFDSDLWGSLLAKYTALDNYAYFANDSSIMVEEGMENANIKPFQETSSVSHIKLKYAKEFRWRKFALNNTVMYQTVSQDENVLNVPQLVTRNTLYFSSDVFKKAMFIQTGITFKYFSSYTMDAYNPLLGEFYIQNSEELGGYPLLDFFINAKIQQTRIYLKAEHFNSSFSGYDFYAAPNYPYRDFVIRFGLVWNFFS